GgtcacagaaaatatttcatacTTACATTTTCAAGCCTCAGGCACCCACATATGCATGCAATTGTCCATACAGACAAAGCAATAGCCTCCTCCTCAGCTAACAGTGCACTGTGTGCCTGAAAAATCAAGGCCAGAGAATATGCAGGACCTTTATGTCAAACTTCCATATATAAAGGGACACATGCTGCACCATTGCAGCAACTGGAGGTCAAATTGATAGCTAATCCTAGCATAAGCAGAATGTACCTCAGCCACTTCTAAGCTTGTATTGCAAGATCTAAGATCAACAGTGGAGTCAGCAATATGAAGAACTGTTTCACCAGGCCTGTGAAAATCCAAAGGATGCAAGTGCTCCAAGGGCCGGAAGGTAAGCTTCGAACCCCTAGCAGGGCAATGTAACTGATAATATTCACAAATTATCTGCAAAGATCCATGACTGTTCGCCTGAATTCAAATAAGCATATAAAGTGAAAGAGTTAAGTAGTCAAGTGGGCCCAGTTCAGAAACCAGAAAACATGAAATATTGGTTTTAGTCACAAAAATGCAATTATCAAACCTTGGCCCATTCAAGGATATCACCATGACCACTGGAATCTTCCAGACCAGATGAAGATGGCTCTTCGAGCTCTACTTCATCCATATCACTCCTAAAATTTCTGTCTTCACTTGGAGAACCTTGGAAACTGTAGATGCTAAGAATTAACATTACTAACTCGTCAAACAGAAATTCTTCTTTAAACTAGGCTGCCAAAACAGCTGCAAAAGTGCTAATGTAAGACTAAACCCTGAGATTATCACTAACTCAAACAATAATCATCTCCTGTCACTCTTATTTCAACAGAAAGCTCTGGTCATAGAAACATTACATACCATAGATAATGTAGATTTACAGGAGGAACACTCAGAATCCACCTGTTGTGGCCTTAGCGTTATTCACATGTCTCACTATTATTTCTAATGTGAAACTTTATGGGATAAAAGTTTCATATTATATTtctgtaccaaaaaaaagtttcatattATAATTCAACCATGAAAATGTACATTGAAGTCAGCAAAATTTGAAGGAACCTCAGGATACTTGTCATAGAGCCCTTATCTTGTTAtgacataatttatttattattataacataGAAGAAAACCTATGAAAGATCTTATACATAATCCAGTATGAAGCTTTAGTCAAGTTTTTAATTAACATGTTATGCCATCATAAACCATTATTGACCATTATTATTGTTACAGCAGGGCTCTGGTTCAGTACATAGACTATGCTTAGGAAAATGTATTAACTTTGATACAAAAATTAAATCTTGAAAATAATGTCTTATTTAAAGAAAGGTACAGGTGAAAATAATTACTGTTACTTACATTATAAGTTATAGCGGACAATCATAACACTAAATAATGCACTATGACAGCCATTATCTTTTTCTCCCGTTATTATATATAGCCTAATGAGGAGGTGCTGAAACTGTTATAAGGCCACTACAACAGTTAAAGGTCATTGATCAAAACCTTCACTTTAATTGCAACTCACCAATAGGAATATAGGATCCCTGATATTTGCTAGAATTTGCTAAggaatttgcatatttattgccAATAACATTAATaaggaaaatataaaatagaaaaaaggtACATAACAACTGAAAGTTATACATAATATAAACAAACAATTTTCTACCAATTTCCCATAAAATTTCTCTAAACAATAAAAAGGTGCTAAACAATCTGCAGTATAAAGCAACCAAACTGAgccaataatttaataaaaccATCGAGAACCACCTATATTATAAGTAATCAtacatttcattaaagatgttaactataatatcaagataatatataaataatttttggTAAAAGACAAAAACGCTCTATTAAAAGGCTGAAGATCAATTCAAAGAAGGAAAGCCTTGCAATATTCTCCTTAAAAATTTATAACATAATggaattcaagaaaaaatagcTGCAGAATATGGTTCATGCCAAACCACtcatcaattcgattgacaatcAGCAGTATTGAGATGACATTCCAGGACCACTTAAGTGGATGCATTGCACCAATAAAGTTCAGCTAAAATCAATCCAGAATAATAATGTGTACACAACTAATCTTTTTCATACCAATTAGACTTAATCATTATAATCTACTTGCACTATTCATCTGATACCAACAGAATTTCAGAACAATTTCACCAACAGGGAGACTCATCTAAAGAACGATTTATGTGATcagagaaaataaaattctaCCTGGCAGAGGATTCGGAGCTTTCATAGAGGCAACACCGCAAAAGTGGCAAAACGGCATCTGGAATCCGCCTTTCAGATTGCCTGTTTTTCATGACCTCATCAACAGAGTTATCGTGGTTATCTTGAATGACATCTCTGGATTCTCCTTCAGTTACAAAATCTGTTATTTCTTGATTGACTTGAAAGGTGGTGTTGCTCTGGATGACTTCCTTAGAATTCAAGTTCATTTCATGGAGCTGGTTATCCACAGGTTTATCGTTATCAGATATTTTCTTAGGGGTAGAAACTTCTGTACTTAAATCAGAACATCTCATCAAATTTGTTGCATCTTCGGTGCAGTACTGTTCCTGTACGGGACTATTGGTTCTATCATAAGTGCTGTCTTCATCAGAAGTTTCTTCCAATGACAGCAAATTTAGCATGTCAATGCCTTTTGTTAGCCATTCGAACCTTTCTTCAATGAAGATGCTGCAACCAAAGGGAAGGCATATATCATATAACCAAAATTTGGTCTCTTACAGCAGACTTTATTAGCCTGGAGTGCCAAGCTGAACGCATACATGCAAGCATGCACATAAACATCGTAGAGGAAAGGTCACAGGAAGGAATGCAAATGGACATCATAGAGGAAAGGTCACAGGAAGCAATATGTGGCAGCTTTTTTTCACAGAAAGGACGTATAGAATAAATAGACAACCGCATCCAGCAGAAAGCAATATGGAACTTAAAAATGGCAATCATACAGAAATCAATTTGAGACTTCCAATGTTTTTGTTGTATTTTACAAGAAAGGGCGGAAGATAAGAAACATATTGACACAAATGGCATGCACAAACATATAACAAGAGACAGCTACATCATTAGTTGAGAGCAACATAATAAAGAGTCGCTAATCAAGATGAAAATGTTAGCAACTTTATTCTATTGAAAGTAACGTGTTGGAAAGCTAAGGTTGCATGGAAGGAGGCTCAGCCAATGATCAGATGTAGTGGAAAGGAGGCACATCCAACGGTCAGGTACAGTGGAAAAAAACAATGCTCTCGATTCAAGATTCCTTCATCACAGATTCACCAATTGGAATGCTTAACCAAATGATTTCCCTAATCAAAGAGTTATTCATAACAAGTGCattaaatctaaaaaaatatcaaatcagCACCGTGAATCAAAAAAATTGTCAAGGTGGGACCACCAACCATGGTATATTGTACCATACTGTACCGGACGGTACCg
This portion of the Phoenix dactylifera cultivar Barhee BC4 chromosome 11, palm_55x_up_171113_PBpolish2nd_filt_p, whole genome shotgun sequence genome encodes:
- the LOC103703282 gene encoding uncharacterized protein LOC103703282 isoform X4 — protein: MVQKPSNLVSMLIGEQSFSPSLSRHIITTSRCYCILSRLPFFELHFGILRSIFIEERFEWLTKGIDMLNLLSLEETSDEDSTYDRTNSPVQEQYCTEDATNLMRCSDLSTEVSTPKKISDNDKPVDNQLHEMNLNSKEVIQSNTTFQVNQEITDFVTEGESRDVIQDNHDNSVDEVMKNRQSERRIPDAVLPLLRCCLYESSESSASIYSFQGSPSEDRNFRSDMDEVELEEPSSSGLEDSSGHGDILEWAKANSHGSLQIICEYYQLHCPARGSKLTFRPLEHLHPLDFHRPGETVLHIADSTVDLRSCNTSLEVAEAHSALLAEEEAIALSVWTIACICGCLRLENIITMFAGALLEKQIVIVCSNLGILSAAVLSVVPLIRPYQWQSLLMPILPNDMLDFLDAPVPYIVGIKNKTADIQPKLANAILIDANKNQVRSPSMPQLPRQRELLSSLGPYHAKLVGESFLARKRPVYECTDVQVEAAKGFLAVLRSYLDSLCSNLRSHTITNVQSNNDKVSLLLKESFIESFPNRDRSFMKLFVDTQLFSVRTDLVLSFYQKD